The SAR324 cluster bacterium genome window below encodes:
- a CDS encoding DUF2846 domain-containing protein, with translation MSVACSATGTLYNDDLSLSDKYIIIYRPDHFCGILGTPDVIINDHLILKIKNNGYTKVVADPGEYTIEIKFSGIPGANVYKLIQVQKEYRYYLKYKIGCSIYGIINFPTTLQIMKYENALSELAHTHFQPPLIEHVEPVESTQ, from the coding sequence ATGTCAGTAGCCTGCTCTGCAACAGGAACACTTTACAATGATGATTTATCATTATCAGATAAATATATCATAATTTACAGACCGGATCATTTTTGCGGAATATTGGGCACTCCCGATGTAATTATTAATGATCATTTGATTTTAAAAATTAAAAACAATGGGTATACAAAAGTGGTTGCAGATCCAGGCGAATATACCATTGAGATAAAATTTTCTGGTATTCCAGGAGCTAACGTTTATAAGTTGATCCAAGTTCAAAAAGAATACAGATACTATTTAAAATACAAGATAGGATGTTCCATCTATGGCATCATAAATTTTCCGACAACACTTCAAATCATGAAATATGAAAATGCACTTTCTGAACTTGCCCATACACACTTTCAACCGCCATTAATAGAACATGTGGAACCTGTTGAATCAACGCAATAA
- a CDS encoding RHS repeat-associated core domain-containing protein, giving the protein MTDEDNDQVEGFLYYPHGEMMTNGQEMNNQVNHLFAGHEYDQETGLYYMKARFYDPKTARFLTPDTIIPDPYRPSAYHRYAWVENDFLNATDPTGHFKVPSVSVNFDKPDWVKDLQHGADQTLQQTFSAFGQGVNHGLNNLAYGVNTFAHTAGTGVGNLAQSVGIPANPVDGLNSLRNHVVDAFHGGMHGVHVSVIGLHRNFEQVGMWGTRNQHETATIAGLGAGAVCASTGVGLAVAGACAGSTYGFVSAMYENKGTEEILERTLVYGAIGYAGGSATIGLIGVSNAPLALSGPYILYTGASWMINKPIEKFSRDAYHSPPDQFRGNLTDFRRRRNSAVEVLRRDRDRLWNY; this is encoded by the coding sequence GTGACAGACGAAGATAACGATCAGGTGGAAGGTTTTCTGTATTACCCGCATGGAGAAATGATGACCAATGGACAGGAAATGAACAATCAGGTCAACCATCTGTTTGCGGGACATGAATATGATCAGGAAACCGGCCTGTATTACATGAAAGCCAGGTTTTATGATCCGAAAACCGCCCGATTCCTGACTCCGGACACCATCATTCCCGATCCCTACCGTCCTTCGGCGTATCATCGCTACGCCTGGGTGGAAAACGATTTTCTCAACGCCACCGATCCCACCGGTCATTTCAAGGTGCCCTCCGTCAGTGTCAATTTCGACAAACCCGACTGGGTGAAGGACTTACAGCATGGTGCGGATCAGACTCTGCAACAGACCTTCAGTGCTTTCGGTCAGGGCGTCAATCATGGGTTGAATAATCTGGCCTATGGGGTCAACACCTTCGCTCACACCGCCGGCACGGGAGTCGGGAACCTGGCCCAATCTGTCGGCATTCCGGCCAATCCGGTTGATGGACTCAATTCTCTCAGAAATCATGTCGTTGATGCTTTTCATGGCGGAATGCATGGGGTTCATGTCAGTGTGATTGGTTTGCACCGTAATTTTGAGCAGGTCGGCATGTGGGGAACTAGAAATCAACATGAAACTGCTACTATTGCTGGGCTAGGAGCAGGAGCCGTTTGTGCCAGTACAGGGGTTGGTTTAGCGGTTGCTGGTGCTTGTGCTGGATCAACATATGGTTTTGTTTCAGCTATGTATGAAAATAAAGGAACTGAAGAAATCCTGGAACGAACATTAGTCTATGGTGCTATTGGATATGCAGGAGGATCTGCAACTATTGGATTGATTGGCGTTTCTAATGCGCCCTTAGCTCTCAGCGGACCATACATTTTGTATACAGGAGCATCATGGATGATTAACAAACCCATCGAAAAATTTTCCAGAGATGCCTATCACTCACCGCCAGATCAATTCAGAGGTAATCTCACAGACTTTAGAAGAAGACGAAATAGTGCTGTCGAGGTTCTCCGTAGAGATAGAGATCGTTTATGGAATTATTGA